The following coding sequences are from one Gossypium raimondii isolate GPD5lz chromosome 4, ASM2569854v1, whole genome shotgun sequence window:
- the LOC105780003 gene encoding protein NRT1/ PTR FAMILY 2.13, producing MVVKSIKEKSSSFFLYFCSKGFKKPASPQQGTKGNAVSSEQKQPGGWKAMPFILGNETFERFATIGLLSNFMVYLMKKFNMDQVSASNVLNIWSGVSNFAPLIGAFISDAYVGRFATIAVASVASFLGMLTITLTAWIPQLQPPQCPAEQQLHGHCISPSKAQLGVLLTGLGLLSIGTGGIRPCSIPFGIDQFDPTTEEGAKGINSFFNWYYTTFTLVILLTLTLVVYIQDSVSWVLGLGIPTLLMAASIVLFLIGTRIYVHVKPQGSIFSSIAQVFVAAYNKRHLRLPAEGQEFGVFYDPPLKEYVLSKLPLTYQFRFLNKAAITTKNDLEDDGSPKKWWLCSIQDVEEVKCLIRIIPIWASGIISFTAMAQQGTFTLSQALKMNRHLGPKFQIPAGSISVISMLTIGIFLPVYDRIMVPSLRKITKHEGGITLLQRIGIGNFFSILAMVAAGVFEQKRRNSATLHPGAAPISVFWLSPQLILMGFCEAFNILGQIEFFNKQFPEHMRSIANSLIFCSLAGSSYLSSIVVNVVHHVTGGHGHPDWLTNDINAGRLDYFYYILAVMSALNFLYFLYVAHRYRYKGQVRIEPKSEPDVELSSM from the exons ATGGTGGTGAAGAGCATCAAAGAGAAATCCAGTTCCTTTTTCCTATATTTCTGCTCAAAAGGGTTCAAAAAACCAGCCTCTCCACAACAAGGAACCAAGGGAAATGCTGTGTCATCAGAGCAGAAACAGCCTGGAGGATGGAAAGCTATGCCTTTCattttag GGAATGAAACGTTTGAGAGATTTGCAACGATTGGGTTGTTGTCAAATTTCATGGTGTATTTGATGAAAAAGTTTAACATGGACCAAGTTTCAGCTTCCAATGTACTCAATATCTGGTCTGGTGTATCTAACTTCGCACCACTCATCGGTGCTTTCATCTCTGATGCCTACGTCGGTAGATTCGCCACCATTGCTGTCGCATCCGTCGCTTCATTTCTG GGAATGCTGACGATAACTTTGACGGCTTGGATCCCACAGCTCCAGCCTCCACAATGCCCAGCTGAGCAGCAATTACATGGTCACTGCATTAGTCCAAGCAAGGCTCAACTGGGAGTACTGCTAACAGGGTTAGGCCTCTTATCAATTGGAACTGGTGGGATAAGACCCTGCAGCATTCCCTTTGGGATTGATCAGTTTGATCCAACCACTGAAGAAGGGGCGAAAGGGATCAACAGCTTCTTCAATTGGTACTACACCACATTCACATTGGTCATACTGCTCACTTTAACCCTTGTGGTTTATATTCAAGACTCAGTGAGCTGGGTTCTAGGCCTTGGAATCCCCACTCTCCTCATGGCTGCTTCAATTGTTTTGTTTCTCATCGGAACCAGAATTTATGTCCATGTGAAGCCCCAAGGAAGCATTTTTTCAAGCATTGCCCAAGTGTTTGTTGCTGCTTACAACAAACGACATCTTAGGCTTCCTGCAGAGGGACAGGAATTTGGAGTTTTCTATGATCCTCCTTTAAAGGAATACGTGTTGTCAAAGCTACCCCTCACCTACCAGTTCAG GTTCTTAAACAAAGCCGCGATAACAACCAAGAATGATTTAGAAGACGATGGTTCCCCTAAAAAATGGTGGTTGTGCAGCATCCAAGATGTAGAAGAGGTCAAATGCCTTATCAGAATCATCCCTATATGGGCTTCTGGTATCATTAGCTTCACCGCCATGGCACAACAGGGAACATTCACCTTATCACAAGCTTTGAAAATGAACAGGCATCTTGGTCCCAAGTTCCAAATCCCAGCTGGTTCCATAAGTGTCATATCAATGCTCACAATTGGGATTTTCCTCCCAGTCTATGACCGAATCATGGTCCCATCTCTTCGAAAAATCACCAAACACGAAGGTGGGATAACACTTCTTCAAAGAATTGGAATCGGTAACTTTTTCTCTATCCTAGCCATGGTCGCTGCTGGCGTGTTCGAACAGAAGAGAAGGAACTCAGCTACATTGCACCCTGGTGCCGCACCAATCTCGGTCTTTTGGCTATCTCCTCAGCTTATTCTCATGGGTTTCTGCGAGGCATTCAACATTCTTGGGCAGATTGAGTTCTTCAACAAGCAGTTCCCTGAGCATATGAGAAGCATTGCTAATTCTCTCATCTTTTGTTCCTTGGCTGGTTCAAGCTACTTGAGCAGCATAGTAGTGAATGTTGTGCATCATGTCACCGGAGGCCACGGCCACCCCGACTGGTTGACTAATGATATTAATGCTGGCAGATTGGATTACTTTTACTACATTCTAGCAGTGATGAGCGCCCTCAATTTCCTTTATTTCCTCTATGTTGCTCATCGGTATCGTTACAAGGGCCAAGTACGAATAGAACCGAAATCTGAACCCGATGTAGAGCTAAGTTCGATGTAA